A portion of the Thermodesulfobacteriota bacterium genome contains these proteins:
- a CDS encoding SDR family oxidoreductase — MTRFTKKRAFITGAGSGLGRALCLELARDGWRIGVADVNREGAGQTAELVRQQGGEPLVISCDVTRAEDLEHAAATVEKTWGGVDVVVNNAGVSAYGDMETIPVERWRWIMDINLMGVIHGCRAFIPVLDRQGGGHIINVASYLAFLATPGSTCYNVTKAGILSLSETLRIELAARHIGVSVVMPSFFQTNLMDRLFCTDSGKEKMIRTLFSRSSVPASTIAAYVIAAMEKDRLYVLPQWDARLLWRIKRWMPGLYMKLFTFLYRKGYVNRILGV; from the coding sequence ATGACCCGATTCACTAAAAAACGTGCTTTTATTACCGGAGCCGGCAGCGGCCTGGGACGGGCGCTGTGCCTGGAACTGGCCAGGGACGGCTGGCGGATTGGTGTCGCCGACGTCAACCGGGAAGGAGCCGGCCAGACGGCTGAACTGGTCAGGCAGCAGGGGGGAGAGCCCCTCGTCATCAGTTGTGACGTGACCCGGGCGGAAGATCTTGAACATGCCGCCGCGACGGTCGAAAAAACATGGGGCGGGGTAGACGTGGTGGTAAACAACGCCGGCGTTTCAGCCTATGGCGACATGGAAACCATCCCGGTGGAACGATGGCGATGGATCATGGATATCAACCTGATGGGCGTCATTCACGGCTGCCGGGCGTTTATCCCGGTTCTGGACCGGCAGGGCGGGGGACACATTATCAACGTCGCCTCTTACCTGGCCTTTCTCGCGACACCGGGATCAACCTGTTATAACGTGACCAAGGCCGGCATCCTGTCGCTTTCGGAGACGCTGCGCATTGAACTGGCCGCAAGGCATATTGGCGTTTCCGTGGTCATGCCCTCTTTCTTCCAGACCAATCTGATGGACCGGCTGTTCTGCACCGACAGCGGCAAGGAGAAGATGATCCGGACCCTGTTTTCCCGGTCTTCGGTTCCCGCTTCGACGATCGCCGCTTATGTCATTGCGGCCATGGAAAAAGACCGGTTATATGTGCTGCCGCAGTGGGACGCTCGCCTGCTGTGGCGGATCAAGCGGTGGATGCCGGGGCTGTACATGAAGCTGTTCACGTTTTTGTACCGCAAGGGATATGTCAACCGGATTCTGGGGGTCTGA
- the dctP gene encoding TRAP transporter substrate-binding protein DctP: MEQNANRRPGRYAWLSVFLIFLFSPVLSAERKADNLPREDFQSALNNVLSSLWTGQAFTPEIEKKRALLKDTLKSGAISEADLKELIRTEMSAIIHRYKTSRYILEEIPDRFNDTFSPLAAWDKVKEEIVWGVIAEELKNKEPFVLKLATLAPEGTPWMDVPQTILVPRITQLTGGALRPKFYTGGVMGEDNDVLRKMDIGQLDGCGCTTLGVVTASPDASVFMAPDLFRNYDEIDYICVKFRRQLDESFEKRGYICGAIIDSGFLYVFSKKKIAGLDDLKKQKALTSIGHIELTMLEELGVDPVPVAIPEVVSALSTGLADTFIAPAAWALGMQAYQYVNYYITTPFFYSPGVVLLSDSTRDKIGKHFGLPEAIVFNTQELIVLEIKAIEPEWKKRGRIYEEKSLKAFEVRCGIHPVTLSPRDQETFEQAARKVRENLAGKDYPRDLLDDVLASLEAYRKKR; the protein is encoded by the coding sequence ATGGAACAAAACGCTAATCGAAGGCCCGGACGGTATGCATGGCTGAGCGTATTCCTGATTTTCCTGTTTTCTCCCGTCCTGTCGGCGGAACGCAAGGCGGATAACCTGCCGCGGGAGGACTTTCAGAGCGCATTAAATAATGTCCTGTCGTCCCTGTGGACCGGTCAGGCGTTTACTCCGGAAATTGAAAAAAAACGAGCCCTGTTGAAAGATACGCTCAAATCCGGAGCAATCAGCGAAGCCGATCTGAAGGAGCTGATCCGGACGGAAATGAGCGCCATCATTCATCGTTATAAAACCTCCCGGTATATCCTGGAAGAGATTCCCGACCGCTTTAACGATACTTTTTCCCCTCTGGCCGCCTGGGACAAAGTCAAAGAGGAGATCGTTTGGGGCGTGATAGCCGAGGAGTTGAAGAACAAGGAGCCCTTTGTTTTAAAGCTGGCCACCCTCGCCCCTGAAGGGACCCCGTGGATGGATGTTCCCCAGACCATACTCGTCCCCAGAATCACCCAGTTAACCGGCGGCGCGCTGCGACCGAAATTCTACACGGGCGGCGTCATGGGAGAAGATAACGATGTGCTGCGGAAGATGGATATCGGGCAGCTGGACGGCTGCGGCTGTACGACCCTTGGCGTGGTTACCGCCTCTCCGGACGCGTCGGTCTTCATGGCGCCGGACCTGTTCCGGAATTATGACGAAATCGATTATATCTGCGTAAAATTCCGCCGGCAACTCGACGAATCATTTGAAAAAAGAGGCTATATCTGCGGCGCCATTATTGACTCCGGTTTCCTGTATGTGTTTTCAAAAAAAAAGATTGCCGGCCTCGATGATTTGAAAAAGCAAAAAGCCCTCACTTCCATCGGGCATATTGAATTGACCATGCTGGAAGAACTCGGCGTCGATCCGGTTCCGGTGGCCATTCCGGAGGTGGTATCGGCCTTGAGCACGGGACTGGCCGACACGTTCATCGCTCCGGCGGCCTGGGCACTCGGCATGCAGGCCTATCAGTATGTTAATTATTACATCACGACGCCTTTCTTCTATTCTCCGGGGGTGGTCCTGCTCAGCGACAGCACCCGGGATAAAATCGGAAAGCATTTCGGATTGCCGGAAGCCATTGTTTTCAATACCCAGGAGTTGATTGTTCTGGAAATAAAAGCGATTGAGCCGGAATGGAAAAAACGCGGCAGAATTTACGAAGAAAAAAGCCTGAAAGCCTTTGAGGTAAGATGCGGTATCCATCCCGTGACGCTTTCACCCCGGGATCAGGAGACGTTTGAGCAGGCCGCGCGGAAGGTGCGGGAAAATCTGGCCGGGAAAGACTATCCCCGGGACCTCCTGGATGACGTTCTGGCCTCGCTGGAAGCGTACAGAAAAAAACGGTAA
- a CDS encoding 2-hydroxyacyl-CoA dehydratase family protein, whose amino-acid sequence MTGKFRDKIIYWRYFILIWAKALRLFVTHNPVKVIRLFFRYPWLRTLLKVSAFYARLCGNRQGRYLEGVAVTFVDGLVRYVAEHLEEVFLGSKKVIILEGILSREMFKAMGFNTYLAELHSMLMPLVSAHALEPYIDKGENYGVPADICSYHKGNVGMLLSREYPDSVALVTSNSPCDQYVGMYTLMEMELGLPVYRIDIPYNFTTDRATDYVTGELRDLIRKLERDTSCRMDWDRLREMCEERNRSLEVELELWETMRAKPAPLAAEAVYLAHWVVDRLGIGDPSGTRLYKRLLHLAQANLAEGIGALPRERYRLLLWNVPPFHFIDIISWAEREWGVALIMEALSYNRLSPIDTGSQETMLRGIAQSFTYAPMARHSRGPAENFLNDLFHAYRTYNIDMVWTGANIGCKKSAALLGILRERCRAADIPLLIFNFDIMDPRTITPDNIKEQVRTFMENTMSAGH is encoded by the coding sequence ATGACCGGCAAGTTCAGAGACAAGATTATATACTGGCGTTACTTTATCCTGATCTGGGCCAAGGCTTTGCGATTGTTTGTCACCCACAATCCCGTCAAGGTCATCCGGCTGTTTTTCCGTTATCCCTGGCTCAGGACGCTGCTGAAAGTCAGCGCCTTCTATGCCCGTCTCTGCGGCAACAGGCAGGGGCGATATCTGGAAGGCGTGGCCGTGACCTTTGTCGACGGCCTGGTGAGGTATGTGGCCGAACATCTGGAAGAAGTGTTTCTGGGATCGAAGAAGGTGATTATCCTGGAGGGGATCCTGTCACGGGAGATGTTCAAGGCCATGGGCTTTAATACCTACCTGGCCGAGCTGCACAGCATGCTCATGCCCCTGGTTTCCGCCCATGCCCTGGAACCCTATATTGATAAAGGCGAAAATTACGGCGTCCCGGCCGATATCTGCAGCTATCACAAGGGAAATGTCGGGATGCTTTTGAGCCGTGAATATCCGGACAGCGTGGCCCTGGTGACCAGCAACTCCCCCTGCGATCAGTACGTGGGGATGTATACCCTGATGGAAATGGAGCTGGGTCTGCCGGTTTACCGGATTGATATTCCCTATAATTTTACAACTGACCGGGCCACCGATTATGTGACCGGGGAACTGCGGGACCTTATCCGGAAGCTTGAACGGGACACTTCCTGCCGCATGGACTGGGACCGGCTCCGGGAAATGTGCGAGGAAAGAAACCGCAGCCTGGAGGTGGAACTCGAGTTGTGGGAAACCATGCGCGCGAAACCGGCGCCCCTGGCGGCGGAAGCGGTTTACCTGGCCCACTGGGTGGTGGATCGTCTGGGAATCGGAGACCCTTCCGGCACCCGGCTGTACAAAAGACTCCTTCACCTGGCCCAAGCCAATCTTGCTGAGGGAATCGGCGCGCTTCCACGGGAACGGTACCGCCTTCTTCTCTGGAATGTGCCGCCATTCCATTTTATCGATATCATATCCTGGGCGGAACGGGAATGGGGGGTGGCGCTGATCATGGAAGCCCTGTCCTATAACCGGCTCTCCCCCATCGACACCGGTTCTCAGGAAACGATGCTCCGCGGCATTGCCCAGTCATTCACCTACGCGCCCATGGCCAGGCATTCCCGGGGGCCGGCCGAGAATTTTTTAAACGACCTGTTCCATGCCTATCGGACCTATAATATTGATATGGTCTGGACGGGCGCCAACATCGGCTGCAAAAAAAGCGCTGCCCTGCTCGGCATCCTGCGGGAACGCTGCCGGGCCGCCGATATCCCGCTGCTGATTTTTAATTTTGACATCATGGACCCGCGCACCATCACTCCGGACAACATCAAGGAGCAGGTCCGGACATTCATGGAAAACACCATGTCTGCCGGGCATTGA
- a CDS encoding 2-hydroxyacyl-CoA dehydratase family protein, with translation MTPSITSLLDGPCNKLVDQAIRQGRIPLAYTCSYTPVPLLSVGRLFPLRVSAPRISGTEIADIYLSSVTCSYTRSILELAMDDQFQFLGGWVLAATCNQAHRLYDNLVYLVRPGFIHILDVPHKSGDRALKWYVEELRLLKDKLEAHFQVDAGEAALSNAIDEYNALHVFLEKIDACRKQPNPPVTGTEFYQWMIASAVTPTDLFLPLLTEYALSLDQRRISQPHRARLMVAGGELDDPDYIRAIESTGALVVADMICTGSVSHSSRILRDQDPLTDIAAHFLKQVSCPRMMEDFKKRLALIVEKIKAYQVDGVVIQRIKFCDFWGMESGLLMSELRKLNIPVLRLEREYGLTGEGQLKTRVQAFLESLGK, from the coding sequence ATGACGCCTTCGATTACGTCGCTTCTTGACGGCCCCTGCAACAAACTGGTGGATCAGGCCATCCGGCAGGGTCGAATACCCCTTGCCTATACCTGCAGTTATACGCCGGTTCCGCTTCTGTCCGTGGGCAGGCTTTTCCCTTTGAGAGTGAGTGCCCCCCGGATAAGCGGAACGGAAATTGCCGATATCTACCTCTCCTCCGTCACCTGTTCTTATACCCGGAGCATCCTGGAACTGGCCATGGATGATCAGTTCCAATTCCTGGGCGGCTGGGTTCTCGCCGCCACCTGCAATCAGGCCCACCGCTTATATGACAATCTGGTTTATCTGGTCCGGCCAGGTTTTATTCATATCCTGGACGTTCCCCACAAGTCCGGCGATCGTGCCCTGAAATGGTATGTTGAGGAATTGCGCCTGCTGAAAGATAAACTGGAAGCTCACTTTCAGGTGGACGCGGGAGAGGCGGCGCTTTCCAACGCCATTGATGAATACAACGCCTTACACGTGTTTCTGGAAAAAATTGACGCCTGCCGGAAACAGCCAAATCCACCCGTGACCGGTACTGAATTTTACCAGTGGATGATCGCCTCCGCCGTCACGCCCACGGACCTTTTTTTACCGCTGCTGACCGAGTATGCCCTTTCCCTGGATCAGCGCCGGATAAGCCAACCCCATCGCGCCAGGCTCATGGTCGCGGGCGGAGAACTGGACGACCCGGATTACATCCGGGCGATCGAGTCAACCGGGGCGCTGGTGGTAGCGGACATGATCTGTACCGGATCCGTTTCCCACTCCAGCCGGATCCTTCGCGACCAGGATCCCCTGACCGATATCGCCGCCCATTTTTTAAAACAGGTGTCCTGCCCCAGGATGATGGAGGATTTCAAAAAGCGTCTGGCGCTGATAGTGGAAAAGATTAAGGCGTATCAGGTCGACGGGGTTGTCATTCAGCGCATCAAATTCTGTGATTTCTGGGGAATGGAGTCCGGTCTGCTGATGTCGGAACTGCGCAAACTAAACATACCGGTACTGCGTCTGGAAAGAGAATACGGTCTGACCGGCGAGGGGCAGTTAAAAACCCGCGTCCAGGCATTCTTGGAGAGCCTGGGAAAGTAA